From the Magnetococcales bacterium genome, one window contains:
- a CDS encoding sulfotransferase domain-containing protein: MPTSTSCSPSFERAVSRPLTDGNQSLQQTPPRVIVISHERSGTHFLMNSLAASYGYVAKPWINFDSDQFNINYFHPPRVARFFQQFSSYPLSQIIKSHHHVDFFAGVLEEITQSFIILYIHRDPRGVMPSFWRFNNQLAWREGPQTETCQQFIRAQPGGRLLRYQINQQKSMVHRWQSHVSGWVSAARHNPHIQLVSYEKLRDDYRGVMEELSPLLQHQPTAFTPPDKLTNVVSPNTGYQPQCQFGEVDEAFFQECAGDLLAKLGYGLPSDR, encoded by the coding sequence TTGCCCACTTCGACAAGCTGTTCACCCTCTTTTGAGCGCGCCGTAAGTCGCCCCCTTACGGATGGAAATCAAAGTCTTCAACAAACCCCGCCCCGGGTTATTGTTATCAGCCATGAACGCTCGGGCACCCATTTTTTGATGAACTCCCTGGCCGCTTCCTACGGCTATGTCGCCAAGCCCTGGATCAACTTTGATTCCGATCAGTTCAATATCAACTATTTTCACCCCCCGAGGGTGGCCAGGTTTTTTCAGCAATTCAGCAGCTACCCTCTTTCCCAGATCATCAAATCCCACCACCACGTTGATTTTTTTGCGGGGGTGCTGGAAGAGATTACCCAGTCCTTCATCATTCTCTACATCCATCGGGATCCGAGAGGGGTGATGCCGAGCTTTTGGCGTTTCAACAATCAACTGGCCTGGCGGGAAGGCCCCCAAACCGAAACCTGCCAGCAGTTCATTCGTGCGCAACCCGGTGGTCGTCTGCTGCGTTATCAAATCAACCAGCAAAAAAGCATGGTTCACCGCTGGCAGAGTCATGTCAGTGGCTGGGTCTCAGCCGCCCGCCACAACCCCCACATCCAGCTCGTCAGCTACGAAAAATTGCGGGATGATTATCGGGGGGTGATGGAGGAACTCTCCCCCCTCCTTCAGCACCAACCCACGGCCTTCACCCCCCCCGACAAACTCACCAACGTCGTCTCCCCCAATACCGGATATCAGCCCCAGTGCCAGTTTGGCGAAGTGGACGAGGCGTTTTTTCAGGAGTGCGCTGGAGATCTGCTGGCTAAACTGGGATATGGTTTGCCATCAGACCGTTAG
- a CDS encoding STAS domain-containing protein, producing the protein MDVIERGGKVIITPIGELGYESRKALQNIYNQYEPGTHYILDLKQIDYILSSGLGVLLMLKEHNEAGSQKSRIEIINAKPEVRKILKFAHFDKLFTLF; encoded by the coding sequence ATGGATGTGATTGAAAGAGGCGGAAAAGTTATCATCACCCCAATCGGCGAATTGGGGTATGAGAGTCGTAAAGCGCTGCAAAACATCTACAATCAATATGAGCCCGGCACCCACTATATACTCGATCTCAAGCAGATCGACTATATTCTCAGCAGCGGTTTGGGGGTGCTTTTGATGTTGAAGGAGCATAACGAGGCAGGCTCCCAAAAAAGCAGGATCGAAATCATCAACGCCAAGCCGGAAGTGCGTAAGATTCTCAAATTTGCCCACTTCGACAAGCTGTTCACCCTCTTTTGA
- a CDS encoding thermonuclease family protein translates to MSPTSALSASWQGTVMQVYDGDTLKVKPRNILRYPDKKRGVRIRLAEIDTPERGQPYANRAKRFTTRLTLGKKVTVEEKEWDRYGRMVAHIVLPDGKNLSQELLKSGHAWWNTKYSRDKALQAMEKKAKNRRIGLWKDPTPVAPWIWKRYHRR, encoded by the coding sequence TTGTCGCCAACATCAGCGCTGTCGGCCTCTTGGCAAGGCACGGTGATGCAGGTGTATGATGGGGACACCCTCAAAGTCAAACCGCGAAATATTTTGCGCTATCCCGATAAAAAACGTGGGGTTCGAATACGGTTGGCGGAGATTGATACCCCGGAGCGGGGGCAGCCCTATGCCAACCGGGCCAAACGATTTACGACCCGCCTCACCCTGGGCAAAAAGGTGACGGTGGAGGAGAAGGAGTGGGACCGCTATGGTCGGATGGTGGCCCACATTGTTCTCCCGGACGGAAAAAATTTAAGCCAGGAGCTGTTGAAGAGCGGGCACGCTTGGTGGAATACCAAATATTCCCGGGATAAGGCGTTGCAGGCGATGGAAAAAAAAGCCAAAAACAGACGTATCGGTCTTTGGAAAGACCCCACCCCGGTGGCCCCTTGGATCTGGAAGAGATATCACCGTCGTTGA
- a CDS encoding glutamate synthase subunit beta encodes MGKTTGFMEIDREVPQTRPVADRVADWQELYQEFPLERLRQQSARCMDCGVPFCHNGCSLNNLIPVWNDWVYRDQCEEAVRALHRTNNFPEFTGRICPALCESSCVLGIIAEPVTIREIEKTIAEEGFKRGIIKPEPPSEKTGKKIAVVGSGPAGMAASQQLVRAGHDVTLFEKNERAGGLLRFGIPDFKMEKWVIDRRLEQMSEEGLKIRTGVNVGVDIPADALRKDYDAVVLTGGSEAPRDLPVPGRELDGVHFAMDFLSQQNRRVAGTILPKDQDILATDKRVVVIGGGDTGADCVGTSIRHGATSVTQIELLPKPPMGRSQETPWPLWPHMMRTSTSHQEGCERLWSVLTTSFEGEGGQVKGLNCVRLRWEAQEDGGRPEMVQIPGSAFTLEADLVLLAMGFLHPVQPGLINDLGVELDPRGNVQVNARHMTSVEGVFAAGDVATGQSLVLKAIAGGRAAAREADAWLRGSESVLP; translated from the coding sequence ATGGGTAAAACAACAGGTTTCATGGAGATCGACCGGGAGGTGCCCCAAACACGTCCCGTAGCGGATCGCGTGGCTGACTGGCAGGAGCTGTACCAGGAGTTTCCCCTGGAGCGTCTGCGGCAACAGTCGGCTCGGTGTATGGATTGCGGGGTGCCTTTTTGTCACAACGGCTGCTCTTTGAACAATCTCATTCCGGTGTGGAACGACTGGGTCTACCGGGATCAGTGTGAGGAGGCTGTCCGGGCACTGCACCGCACCAATAACTTTCCGGAATTCACGGGTCGCATCTGCCCGGCGCTTTGTGAGTCTTCCTGTGTGTTGGGGATCATCGCCGAGCCGGTGACCATTCGGGAGATCGAAAAAACCATCGCCGAGGAAGGATTCAAGCGGGGTATCATCAAACCCGAACCGCCCTCGGAAAAAACCGGCAAGAAGATCGCCGTGGTGGGCTCCGGTCCTGCGGGTATGGCCGCCTCTCAGCAGCTGGTACGGGCGGGTCACGATGTCACCCTGTTTGAAAAAAATGAGCGGGCGGGTGGGCTTTTGCGATTTGGGATCCCTGACTTCAAGATGGAAAAATGGGTCATTGATCGCCGCCTTGAGCAGATGAGTGAGGAGGGCCTTAAAATTCGCACCGGGGTAAATGTCGGTGTGGATATTCCGGCAGATGCCCTGCGTAAGGATTATGATGCGGTGGTGTTGACCGGTGGTTCAGAAGCCCCCCGGGATTTGCCTGTGCCGGGTCGGGAGCTGGACGGCGTTCATTTTGCCATGGACTTTTTAAGCCAGCAAAATCGCCGGGTAGCCGGGACCATCCTCCCCAAGGATCAGGATATTCTGGCCACAGACAAGCGGGTGGTGGTGATTGGTGGTGGTGATACCGGTGCCGACTGTGTGGGAACCTCCATTCGTCATGGGGCCACTTCGGTGACCCAGATCGAATTGCTTCCCAAGCCCCCCATGGGACGCTCCCAGGAGACCCCTTGGCCCCTCTGGCCCCACATGATGCGAACCTCCACCTCACACCAGGAAGGGTGTGAGCGACTCTGGTCGGTGTTGACCACCTCTTTTGAAGGGGAAGGGGGGCAGGTCAAGGGTCTGAACTGTGTCCGACTGCGCTGGGAGGCTCAAGAGGATGGCGGGCGGCCTGAAATGGTGCAGATTCCCGGTTCTGCGTTCACCCTGGAAGCTGATCTGGTGCTGCTGGCCATGGGCTTCCTGCATCCGGTGCAGCCTGGCCTGATCAACGATCTGGGCGTGGAGCTGGATCCCCGGGGTAACGTCCAGGTGAATGCCCGCCACATGACCAGTGTGGAAGGGGTTTTTGCTGCGGGAGATGTGGCCACCGGGCAATCCTTGGTGCTGAAAGCCATCGCTGGCGGTCGCGCTGCGGCTCGGGAGGCGGATGCCTGGCTCAGGGGCAGTGAATCGGTACTGCCATAG
- the gltB gene encoding glutamate synthase large subunit, with product MTRSGLPDKQGLYDPQFERDACGVGFVANIKGEKSHEIVRMGLEVLKNLTHRGAAGSDPLTGDGAGLLMQIPHAFLASDCRRLKITLPQPGDYGVGMIFLPKEEGMRTSCMRVVEQMIAQEGQMLLGWRDVPISKEAQIGFTAKAVEPDIKQVIVGVRNRPEDADSEWFERRLYVIRRRIENAIMGYETKEARAFHVSSFSSRTLLYKGMFLAEQVGGYYQDLGEPEAVSAFAMVHQRYSTNTFPTWDLAQPFRMICHNGEINTLRGNINWMRAREGVLASPMFGDDLKKLFPLVPEGLSDSASFDRALEFLIMSGRSLPHAMMMMIPEAWENHQQMDDERKGFYEFHASLMEPWDGPAAVAFTDGRVIGATLDRNGLRPARYQVLKNGLCVMASEAGTYTFPPEEVLHNGRLQPGRMFIIDMDQGRIIDDTEVKQSIIQSQPYGDWVSQGLVDLDKLPEGTPLAAEAIPLKTQQRTFGYTEEDLNVLLAPMALSGREPTGSMGNDVPLAVLSDRAILLFNYFKQLFAQVTNPAIDPIREELVMSLYIQLGPVGNLFEEAPEHVHRLRLRQPILTNEDLARIRAVDQKGLNARTFSMLFPAKRGAAGMEYALKRLFDEITQAVGEGCNLVILSDRGADAENVPIPSLLATAGVHHHLIRGALRNRTSLIVETGEAREVAHFALLTGYGAGAINPYLAFSSIDEMAAQGLFPKDVTPQALHAKYITALGKGLLKIFSKMGISTLQSYCGAQIYEAIGLSHQVVERYFTGTVSRIEGVNLEGVAEESLRRHRTAFGGKVIHKDDLDVGGDYKYRVEGERHLWNPETISWLQRATRENNYDYYKKFTKLIDEQSQALCTLRGMFRLKKGRKPVPLDEVEPAKEIVKRFVTGAMSFGSISKEAHETLAIAMNRLGGMSNTGEGGEDPDRFTPRPNGDFARSAIKQVASGRFGVHSHYLANSDEMQIKIAQGAKPGEGGQLPGHKVNDVIARTRNTTPGVTLISPPPHHDIYSIEDLAQLIFDLKNVNPRGRVSVKLVSEIGVGIIAAGVAKGHSDMILISGGDGGTGASPVSSIKHAGGPWELGLSETHQTLVLNDLRSRVRLQVDGQMRTGRDVVIGALLGAEEYGFCTAALIVEGCIMMRKCHLGTCPVGIATQEVALRRKFTGKPQHVVNYFYFVANEVREIMAEMGFKTIDEMIGRVDRVDVDEATDHWKARGLDFTAILTKPDVPPNIQTRCVMAQDHGIDGVLDHKLMELADLAFQTREPIEIRLPIHNTDRTTGAMLGGEISKRFGVEGLPEDTIKIHFDGVAGQSFGAFNVRGVSLHLDGQANDYVGKGMSGGRIVVRPPKVSGFLAEENIIVGNTLLYGAIGGEAYFRGLAGERFGVRNSGAQAVVEGLGDHGCEYMTGGTVVVLGATGRNFGAGMSGGMAFILDPDKKFPSLCNMAMVELEEVIDAEDKSLLKALIEKHAAYTESPLAKRLLADWETTLGHFVKVMPMEYKRVLAEMKEREAAANG from the coding sequence ATGACCCGAAGCGGCCTTCCCGATAAACAGGGCCTTTATGATCCCCAATTCGAACGCGACGCCTGTGGCGTCGGTTTTGTTGCCAACATAAAGGGCGAAAAGTCCCACGAAATCGTGCGGATGGGTTTGGAGGTCTTGAAAAACCTCACCCATCGTGGTGCAGCAGGTTCCGACCCGCTGACCGGTGATGGCGCGGGGCTTTTAATGCAGATTCCCCACGCCTTTTTGGCAAGCGACTGCCGTCGGCTCAAAATCACCCTGCCACAACCGGGTGATTATGGCGTTGGCATGATCTTCCTCCCCAAGGAGGAGGGGATGCGCACCTCCTGTATGCGGGTGGTGGAGCAGATGATCGCCCAAGAGGGGCAGATGCTTCTTGGCTGGCGGGATGTGCCCATCAGCAAGGAAGCCCAGATCGGCTTTACCGCCAAGGCGGTGGAACCTGATATCAAGCAGGTGATCGTGGGCGTACGCAACCGCCCCGAGGATGCCGACTCGGAATGGTTTGAGCGCCGACTTTATGTGATCCGACGACGTATCGAAAATGCCATCATGGGCTATGAAACCAAAGAAGCCCGGGCCTTTCACGTCTCCAGTTTTTCCTCCCGCACCCTGCTTTACAAGGGGATGTTTTTGGCCGAACAGGTCGGAGGATATTATCAGGATCTGGGTGAGCCGGAGGCGGTCAGCGCCTTTGCCATGGTGCATCAGCGTTACTCCACCAACACCTTCCCCACCTGGGATCTGGCCCAACCCTTCCGCATGATCTGCCACAATGGCGAGATCAACACCCTGAGGGGCAACATCAACTGGATGCGCGCCCGGGAAGGGGTTCTCGCCTCACCGATGTTCGGTGATGATCTGAAAAAACTTTTTCCTCTGGTGCCTGAGGGGCTTTCCGACTCCGCATCGTTTGACCGGGCGTTGGAATTTTTGATCATGTCGGGCCGCTCTCTACCCCACGCCATGATGATGATGATTCCCGAAGCGTGGGAAAATCATCAACAGATGGATGACGAGCGTAAGGGCTTTTACGAATTCCACGCCTCCCTCATGGAACCCTGGGATGGTCCTGCGGCGGTCGCTTTTACCGATGGTCGGGTGATCGGGGCTACCCTGGATCGCAACGGCTTGCGTCCTGCCCGCTATCAGGTGCTCAAGAATGGCCTGTGTGTGATGGCCTCGGAAGCGGGGACCTACACCTTTCCCCCGGAAGAAGTGCTCCACAACGGTCGTCTGCAACCCGGTCGCATGTTCATCATCGACATGGATCAGGGTCGGATTATCGACGATACCGAGGTGAAGCAATCCATCATCCAGAGCCAGCCTTACGGCGATTGGGTCTCCCAAGGCCTGGTCGATCTGGATAAGCTGCCCGAAGGAACCCCTCTGGCGGCTGAGGCGATCCCCTTAAAGACGCAACAGCGCACCTTTGGCTACACGGAAGAAGATCTCAACGTCCTGCTGGCGCCCATGGCCCTGAGTGGTCGTGAGCCTACCGGATCCATGGGCAACGACGTGCCTTTGGCGGTGCTTTCGGATAGAGCCATCCTGCTTTTCAACTATTTCAAGCAGCTCTTCGCCCAGGTGACCAACCCAGCCATCGATCCCATCCGGGAAGAGCTGGTGATGAGCCTCTATATCCAGCTGGGTCCGGTGGGCAATCTTTTTGAAGAGGCCCCCGAGCACGTCCATCGTTTGCGCCTGCGTCAGCCGATCCTGACCAACGAAGATTTGGCCCGCATTCGGGCTGTGGATCAAAAGGGTCTCAATGCCCGAACCTTCTCCATGCTGTTCCCGGCCAAGAGAGGTGCGGCGGGTATGGAGTACGCCCTGAAGCGACTCTTCGATGAGATTACCCAGGCGGTGGGGGAGGGGTGCAACCTGGTGATTTTGTCTGACCGGGGTGCGGATGCTGAAAATGTCCCCATTCCGAGTCTGCTGGCTACCGCTGGGGTTCACCATCACCTGATCCGGGGAGCGTTGCGCAATCGGACCAGCCTGATCGTCGAAACCGGCGAAGCCAGGGAAGTGGCTCATTTCGCTTTGCTGACGGGTTACGGTGCGGGGGCCATCAATCCCTATCTCGCCTTCAGCTCCATCGACGAAATGGCCGCCCAGGGACTTTTCCCCAAGGATGTCACCCCCCAAGCCCTCCATGCCAAATATATTACGGCGTTGGGCAAAGGGCTTTTGAAGATTTTTTCCAAGATGGGTATCTCCACTCTGCAGAGCTACTGTGGCGCGCAGATTTATGAAGCCATCGGCCTCAGCCATCAAGTGGTGGAACGCTACTTTACCGGCACGGTCTCCCGCATTGAGGGGGTCAACCTGGAAGGTGTCGCCGAGGAGTCCCTACGCCGCCACCGCACCGCTTTTGGCGGTAAAGTCATCCACAAGGATGATCTGGATGTGGGGGGGGACTATAAATACCGTGTTGAGGGAGAGCGCCATCTGTGGAATCCCGAAACCATCTCCTGGCTCCAGCGGGCCACCCGGGAAAACAACTACGACTATTACAAAAAATTTACCAAGCTGATCGACGAGCAGTCCCAGGCGCTGTGCACTCTGCGGGGAATGTTTCGCCTGAAAAAAGGGCGCAAGCCGGTGCCTCTGGATGAAGTGGAGCCCGCCAAGGAGATCGTCAAGCGTTTCGTCACCGGGGCGATGTCTTTTGGATCGATCTCCAAAGAGGCCCACGAAACCCTGGCCATCGCCATGAACCGCCTGGGTGGAATGTCCAATACCGGTGAAGGGGGAGAGGATCCGGATCGTTTTACCCCCCGACCCAACGGTGACTTTGCCCGTAGCGCCATCAAACAGGTCGCTTCCGGTCGTTTCGGAGTTCACAGCCACTATCTGGCCAACTCCGACGAAATGCAGATCAAGATCGCCCAGGGTGCCAAACCCGGGGAGGGGGGGCAGCTGCCGGGTCACAAGGTCAATGATGTGATCGCCCGGACCCGTAACACCACCCCCGGGGTGACCCTCATCAGCCCGCCGCCCCACCACGATATCTACTCCATCGAGGATCTGGCACAGCTGATTTTTGATCTGAAGAATGTCAATCCCCGAGGCCGGGTGTCGGTGAAGCTGGTTTCTGAAATAGGCGTGGGGATTATCGCGGCAGGTGTGGCCAAGGGTCACTCCGACATGATCCTCATCTCCGGTGGTGACGGTGGCACCGGGGCAAGCCCGGTCAGCTCCATCAAACACGCTGGTGGCCCGTGGGAATTGGGCCTTTCCGAAACCCACCAGACCCTGGTATTGAACGACCTTCGCAGCCGGGTCCGCCTTCAGGTGGATGGCCAGATGCGCACTGGACGGGATGTGGTGATTGGTGCGCTGCTGGGTGCGGAAGAGTATGGTTTCTGTACCGCCGCGCTGATCGTGGAAGGGTGCATCATGATGCGCAAGTGTCACCTGGGCACCTGCCCGGTGGGCATCGCTACCCAGGAGGTCGCTCTCAGACGCAAATTTACCGGCAAGCCCCAACACGTGGTCAACTATTTCTATTTTGTGGCCAACGAAGTTCGGGAAATCATGGCTGAGATGGGTTTCAAAACCATCGACGAGATGATCGGACGGGTGGATCGGGTGGATGTGGACGAGGCCACCGATCACTGGAAGGCGCGGGGACTTGATTTTACGGCGATTTTGACCAAGCCGGACGTCCCCCCCAACATCCAGACCCGCTGTGTCATGGCCCAGGATCACGGTATCGACGGGGTGTTGGATCACAAGCTCATGGAGCTTGCGGATCTGGCCTTCCAAACCCGGGAGCCCATTGAAATCCGCCTGCCCATCCACAATACCGACCGCACCACCGGTGCCATGCTGGGGGGAGAAATTTCCAAACGGTTCGGGGTGGAGGGATTGCCGGAAGATACCATCAAGATTCACTTTGATGGGGTGGCAGGCCAAAGTTTCGGGGCCTTCAACGTCCGGGGGGTTTCCCTGCATCTGGACGGCCAGGCCAACGACTATGTGGGCAAGGGCATGTCTGGTGGCCGTATTGTGGTCAGGCCCCCCAAGGTCTCGGGTTTTCTGGCTGAGGAAAACATCATCGTCGGCAACACACTGCTCTATGGTGCCATTGGGGGTGAAGCCTATTTTCGCGGCTTGGCTGGAGAGCGCTTCGGTGTGCGCAACTCCGGAGCCCAAGCGGTGGTGGAGGGACTGGGTGATCACGGCTGTGAATATATGACCGGCGGCACGGTGGTGGTGCTGGGGGCAACAGGTCGCAACTTTGGAGCGGGCATGAGTGGCGGGATGGCCTTTATCCTGGATCCCGACAAAAAATTCCCCTCCCTTTGCAACATGGCCATGGTGGAGCTGGAAGAGGTGATTGATGCTGAGGATAAGTCCCTCCTGAAGGCATTGATCGAAAAACACGCAGCCTATACCGAGAGCCCTTTGGCGAAACGGTTGTTGGCTGATTGGGAGACCACACTGGGCCATTTCGTCAAGGTGATGCCCATGGAATATAAACGGGTACTTGCCGAAATGAAGGAGCGAGAGGCCGCAGCCAATGGGTAA
- a CDS encoding type II secretion system protein yields the protein MKRERLFQGLTGISLFPRVEKTGAARYLQSGFTLIELIMVVVIIGVLVAIAVPMFADLSDEAAQTALEGIVGGLVAGGQINLVHCAVDKPSCAKVENCTDASRVLEEGLPAGYVITPNPVGFREVTSCTLTHTESGLTGSFHISGT from the coding sequence ATGAAAAGGGAGCGGCTCTTCCAGGGTTTGACTGGGATATCACTCTTTCCCAGGGTTGAAAAAACGGGGGCTGCCCGCTACCTGCAGAGTGGTTTCACCCTGATCGAGCTTATCATGGTTGTGGTGATTATCGGTGTACTGGTTGCGATTGCCGTGCCCATGTTTGCCGATCTCTCTGATGAAGCCGCCCAGACCGCTTTGGAAGGCATTGTTGGTGGCCTGGTCGCTGGTGGCCAGATCAATCTGGTACACTGCGCCGTAGATAAGCCCAGCTGTGCCAAGGTGGAAAACTGCACCGATGCTTCCCGGGTTTTGGAAGAGGGGCTGCCGGCCGGGTATGTCATCACCCCCAATCCGGTGGGTTTCCGGGAAGTGACCTCCTGCACCCTGACCCATACCGAAAGCGGTTTGACGGGCTCATTTCATATCTCCGGCACGTAA
- a CDS encoding type II secretion system protein, producing MNTQIRNQKHRESGFTLIELIMVIVILGILAAVAVPKFADLSSEAEQASADGIAGAIMSASATNKAVCTVSSGHNDCVSLAACADVTNILEGGLPADAAMSGTYPACIVTIGSMTASATVIQP from the coding sequence ATGAACACTCAAATTCGTAACCAAAAACACCGTGAAAGTGGCTTTACCCTCATCGAATTGATCATGGTGATCGTTATCCTGGGTATCCTGGCCGCTGTGGCTGTGCCCAAGTTTGCCGATCTGAGCAGCGAAGCGGAACAGGCTTCTGCGGACGGTATTGCCGGGGCGATCATGTCGGCCAGCGCCACCAACAAAGCGGTCTGTACCGTCTCTTCCGGCCACAACGACTGTGTCTCCCTCGCGGCTTGTGCCGATGTGACCAACATTCTCGAAGGGGGTCTGCCCGCTGATGCCGCCATGTCGGGTACCTACCCTGCCTGTATCGTGACCATCGGTTCCATGACCGCTTCAGCGACGGTTATCCAACCGTAA
- a CDS encoding type II secretion system F family protein — translation MPKFNYTGRSEGKVVKGEVVAPNADSVVEQLLNRRIEPISIDPVAGSGGNKGGGGGELAMFIEWPSDDDLILFTRQMFTLSKAGVSLIRSFQGLAESTNNKKLVEAMEKMSLDLQAGQELSTAMSEHPKIFDKLYIRIIRMGEETGRMEDSFQQLFEYMEVDKETRKQIKSALRYPTFVIIAIVIAMFIVNYFVIPAFAGMFSRFGSELPLATRILLGTSKFTQDYAAYIIVFLGGVVYGFKYWSNTTAGRLKWDHQKLKLPIVGSIINRATMARFARSFTMGARAGLPVIQVLTAVSEAVGNSFVESKIKEMRAGIERGESLTQSAYNSELFTPLVLQMMSVGEETGGMEEMMQEVAEFYEREVSYDVKGLSSAIEPILLTVIGAMVLVLALGIFLPMWDMGSAATGKK, via the coding sequence GTGCCAAAATTTAACTATACAGGTCGTTCGGAAGGCAAGGTCGTCAAGGGTGAGGTGGTCGCACCCAATGCCGATTCCGTGGTGGAGCAACTCCTCAACCGCCGCATCGAACCCATCTCCATCGATCCCGTTGCCGGCAGTGGTGGTAACAAGGGAGGCGGTGGTGGGGAGTTGGCCATGTTTATCGAGTGGCCCAGTGACGATGACCTCATCCTTTTTACCCGGCAAATGTTTACCCTCTCCAAGGCCGGCGTCTCCCTCATCCGTTCCTTCCAAGGGTTGGCAGAGTCCACCAACAACAAAAAACTGGTGGAGGCGATGGAAAAGATGTCCTTGGACCTGCAAGCGGGTCAGGAACTCTCCACCGCCATGTCCGAACACCCCAAAATTTTTGACAAGCTCTACATTCGCATCATCCGCATGGGGGAGGAGACCGGGCGTATGGAGGACTCCTTTCAGCAGCTCTTTGAATATATGGAGGTGGACAAGGAGACCCGCAAGCAGATCAAAAGCGCGCTGAGATATCCCACCTTCGTGATTATCGCCATCGTGATTGCGATGTTTATCGTCAACTATTTTGTCATTCCGGCCTTTGCCGGCATGTTTTCCCGTTTTGGTTCGGAACTTCCCCTGGCGACCCGAATATTGCTGGGTACTTCCAAATTTACCCAGGACTATGCCGCCTATATCATTGTTTTCCTGGGGGGGGTGGTCTATGGCTTTAAATATTGGAGCAATACCACGGCCGGGCGGCTCAAATGGGATCACCAAAAGCTGAAGCTGCCCATCGTCGGTTCCATCATCAACCGCGCCACCATGGCCCGCTTTGCCCGCTCCTTCACCATGGGGGCGAGAGCCGGGCTGCCGGTGATCCAGGTGTTGACGGCGGTTTCCGAAGCGGTCGGCAACTCCTTTGTGGAGTCGAAGATCAAAGAGATGCGGGCGGGTATCGAGCGGGGTGAGAGCCTCACCCAATCCGCCTACAACAGCGAACTCTTTACCCCCCTGGTGTTGCAGATGATGAGTGTCGGTGAGGAGACCGGCGGCATGGAAGAGATGATGCAGGAGGTGGCGGAATTTTATGAACGGGAAGTTTCCTACGATGTCAAAGGGTTGAGTTCCGCCATTGAGCCGATCCTTCTCACCGTGATCGGTGCCATGGTGTTGGTGCTGGCATTGGGTATTTTCCTGCCCATGTGGGATATGGGTTCTGCGGCCACAGGGAAAAAATAG